The genome window cattgttaaagaagctGGTTGCTCACAGATTGTTGTATCCAaacatattaatggaaagttaagtggaaggaaaaagtgtttttcccaAAGGTGCAAGAGCAACACAAGCTTCTAGAGCCACCACACACCGATGTATCCAGAACTTGGGGTCTCATTCCTTGtgagaagtgttttttttccagtgggCACCTACCCACACTACACAAGGTACCAACAGCCGCTTTACTGATGATTTATACCTCTGGGATTGAGTAGCCAGCAAACTGGCCTGCCGTAAATCTCAGAGCACGTCGATATTTGAactgattaacaaaaataaacgcATTTTTGaagttattcaaatttattgagatgcaatCCTTCAGACCCTTGAATGCAAGGCATCTAGAGAATACCAGTGTGACATAAAGGGTGATTATGAGGGTAAATGTTTCCTTTAAGAAgtttaaatcactttaaatttgtttttttaatgaaatattgAGACGCTTNNNNNNNNNNNNNNNNNNNNNNNNNNNNNNNNNNNNNNNNNNNNNNNNNNNNNNNNNNNNNNNNNNNNNNNNNNNNNNNNNNNNNNNNNNNNNNNNNNNNNNNNNNNNNNNNNNNNNNNNNNNNNNNNNNNNNNNNNNNNNNNNNNNNNNNNNNNNNNNNNNNNNNNNNNNNNNNNNNNNNNNNNNNNNNNNNNNNNNNNNNNNNNNNNNNNNNNNNNNNNNNNNNNNNNNNNNNNNNNNNNNNNNNNNNNNNNNNNNNNNNNNNNNNNNNNNNNNNNNNNNNNNNNNNNNNNNNNNNNNNNNNNNNNNNNNNNNNNNNNNNNNNNNNNNNNNNNNNNNNNNNNNNNNNNNNNNNNNNNNNNNNNNNNNNNNNNNNNNNNNNNNNNNNNNNNNNNNNNNNNNNNNNNNNNNNNNNNNNNNNNNNNNNNNNNNNNNNNNNNNNNNNNNNNNNNNNNNNNNNNNNNNNNNNNNNNNNNNNNNNNNNNNNNNNNNNNNNNNNNTCTCTGACCAAGTCCCTGTGCCAGGAGTCCCACTGGAAATGCCTGCTGCTCTCCCTGCTGATGTACGGCTGCGTGGGCGTGATAGCCTGGTGCCAGGTGACAAAGGTCACGCGCCTCTCCTTCGACAGCGCCTACAAGGGGAAGTCCATGATGTACCACGACAGCCCGTGCGCCAACGGCTACATCTACATCCCCCTGGCCTTCCTGGTCATGCTCTACGTGGTCTACCTGGTGGAGTGCTGGCACTGCCACGCCAGGAACGACCTGCAGCACAAGGTGGACGTGGACGGCGTGGCCGAGCGCGTACAGCGGATGCAGCAGGCCACGCCCTGCATCTGGTGGAAGGCCATCAGCTACCACTACGTCAGGCGGACGCGGCAGGTGACGCGCTACCGCAACGGCGACGCGTACACCACCACGCAGGTTTACCACGAGAGGGTCAACACGCATGTGGCCGAGACAGAGTTCGACTACGGGAACTGCGGCGTCAAGGACATCTCGAAGCAACTGCTCGGCCTGGAGGGGTTCCCGATCAGCCGGCTGAGGTTCACCAAGTGCTTTAGCTTTGCCAACGTGGAGTCGGAGAACACCTACCTGACCCAGCGGGCTCGCTTCTTCACGGAAAACGAGGGCCTGGATGATTACATGGAGGCCCGTGAGGGGATGCACTTGAAGAATATGGACTTTAAGGAGCACATGGTGGCCTTCTCCGACCCCAGTCGTCCTCCCTGGTACGCTTCCAACTCTGCTTTCTGGGCGGCGGCCGCCTTCACCCTCTCCTGGCCTCTGCGCGTTCTGACGGAGTACCGCACTGCCTGCGTGCACTACCACGTGGAGAAGCTGTTCGGCTTCGACTACGCGCCCGCCACGCCGTCCGAGGAGCGCCCGTATTGCCGACACATCCCGCGGGTCAACACGATCGACAGCACAGAGCTGGAGTGGCACATCCGCTCCAACCAGCAGCTGGTGCCCAGCTACTCGGAGGCCGTCCTGATGGATCTAGCCCAGCTCTCGGGGAGCTGCAACGGCTACTCCGCCTGCGGG of Fundulus heteroclitus isolate FHET01 chromosome 15, MU-UCD_Fhet_4.1, whole genome shotgun sequence contains these proteins:
- the tmem151ba gene encoding transmembrane protein 151B; translation: MSPASAPAAIESGTAAVQEEAADGPREESLTKSLCQESHWKCLLLSLLMYGCVGVIAWCQVTKVTRLSFDSAYKGKSMMYHDSPCANGYIYIPLAFLVMLYVVYLVECWHCHARNDLQHKVDVDGVAERVQRMQQATPCIWWKAISYHYVRRTRQVTRYRNGDAYTTTQVYHERVNTHVAETEFDYGNCGVKDISKQLLGLEGFPISRLRFTKCFSFANVESENTYLTQRARFFTENEGLDDYMEAREGMHLKNMDFKEHMVAFSDPSRPPWYASNSAFWAAAAFTLSWPLRVLTEYRTACVHYHVEKLFGFDYAPATPSEERPYCRHIPRVNTIDSTELEWHIRSNQQLVPSYSEAVLMDLAQLSGSCNGYSACGRFGSYRQNCERCHRAISSSSIFSRSALSICNTASPRIPFSASRFSLGRLYGSRRSCLWRSGGSLNEQSCPTESTRCLSGQQAGEENPPGYQDALCFPVLIVHRNEGCLNHDHRSLHRNGSCVETSL